A region of the bacterium genome:
CGGCCGGAGGCCGGAGCTCCCGATCAACTCCTCGATCTTGGCGTCCGCGTCGAGTTTTACCGCGACCCGGTTGACGTCATGAAAAAAGCCGGAGACTATGGAGATCGCCCGGAGGGACTCTTGAAGATCCTTTATGATCTGATATTCGAGCGGCTCCGGCATTATCTTTTGCTCCCTGTGCCGAAGATCCGATCGAGCAAACGATCGAGCTCTTTTTCTCCGGCCTCGGCGCCGGCCTCCATGATCGCTTTTCTTTTGAGATCAAAAACTCGCCCGATCGACGGCCCGAATAGTTGCTTGACCGGCAACCGAGCTCGCCCGCTCCGCTTGAAAACTCCCATATGCCCGCTCGGCATTTTGGCTATAAAGGCGTCTCGGATATTTGCGCGGCCTCCGCCCTTTCGATATGTGACCCCTCTCCCCTTGCCCCGCGAGGGAAACGGGCCACGCGCCTTGAATAGATAGAGAGGAATCCTCTTTAAACTTGCCCGGAGGATCCCAACGGCGCCGGTTTTGCCGGAGGGAGTCGTCATCACGATCGACTTGCGAACAACGGAGACCGCGATCCCCATATCCTTAGAGACCGTGCGCGCCGCAACCGTCCGCGCGGCCATTGTCCCCCGCTTGACAGATCGCAAAACCGCGAGGCTCGTTTTTTTGGGAGCGAGAGTGAGAAACTGATCGACCTGATCCTTTTCGACTCCGAACTCGAGGCCCATTAGATTAGACTCGTTTTGGCGATCATCTTTACCAAAAAATATCGCCCCTCGGTTGCAACGATCCCGTCCGTTTGCCAGTCAACCGCCGCCCCGCCCATTTGCTCCGGCGCGGAGACAACGGTCGCCCGCTCGATTGTTGGGAACTCCGCGCGAGAAAAAGCCATCACGCGCCGCGGCTCCCTCTGCGAAAACTCCGCCCCGATCGGCTGATCCTCAAAAAGAGGCCGGGCCCAGATCCCTTTGGTTTCAACCGGATCGAGATCGGGCCTCGTGACGGTTGCCGGGACTCCGTGAGCGTCAAAGTTGAGCTCGGTTGTCAGTTGTCGCAACGCGCCTAAATCCAATTGCCCGATCTCCCAAGAGTTGAGAGCGGCCAGGAGGCCGCCCTCCCCGTGTTGTTGTTTTCCCTACGGGATATCGAGAGACGCGATCCCGTTCAGACGGACGATCCCGGTTGTCTCTCCGGCGCCACTTCCAACGGCCGCGACGGCCGCCCCGGCAAGTTGATTGCCGCTCGCGGTTGTCGTGAAATACGTGTTGCCGTCATCCCAATAAACGAGGGCGCCCACAGTCCACGCCTGGGATCCGACCTTTGTGATCGAGAAAACTCCGACCAGTTGCGCGCTGAATGCCACGCCGGCCGCGGCATCAAAGGCCGCTACAACGATCATTTGACCAATCTTATAGATTCCGCCCGACACGACGCCGCCCGCCGGCGCGGTGAGCTCGAGCACATCTCCCGGCTGTTGGTAATTATCCATTTTGCCCCATCTCCTTTTTTAAAGGTTGCCTATTGTTCTTTTTATGGAGGGCCAGGAGCTCCCGTCCCTCCGGCAATTAACGCCCCGGCGCCGTGATTAGACTCCGGGGTCAGTGACGGCGCCGCGCCAATCTATCGCCGCGATCCCGAAGTCGTGACGGACTTTCCACTCGACTCCATCGATCCGCCATCCGTCCGTCATCTCCATATAGGGATCTTGCTCTCCGTCCAAGAATGCAACCTCGATCACAGGAGAGACCGCGGGATCGGCGAACATATAGCGCCGCGTGCCGGTGATTCTCGCGCTGTCCGCGATATCCCGGAAAAGCCCGACAACGGCGTTAGGTTTCATCATCTCTGTACCGTCGTGATCATATTGACTTTGGTTGAGAACCCGAGCCGCGCCGCCCAGGCCGATCGGAATTACGAGGACGGCCGGCCGGAGATCGAGGACCTCGTTTCCGCTCGAGTCGGTTTGACTCGCCATCACGACCCGATCCGCGTCGATCCCGGCGACGGAGAGAGCCACTCCGGCTCCTAAGTTGCTGTGAGCCGCATCAAAAAGCGGATTTGTGTCCTGCATGTCCGGGCCCAGGCCGGAGTTGAGTTTCAAGAGATCGAAAACTCCCTCTTCGATCGAGAGAGCGGCGGCGCGCCCGAGCATCATTGCGATATCATTGAAGACGCCCATATCATCATTGATGATTGCTTGTCGCGTAAGCGCCAAGATCTCGCCATAGGTCGCGGCCTGCTGCACTTCCTTTGCGGCATCCGGGACGGCCTGGTTTTTGTACTCGCCCGACTCTTTGACCTCTCTGAGTTTCGCGAGGTATCCCCGAGTATATTTGGGGTGAGGGCGAAAATCGGCGACCGTTCCGACCGAACAGAAAAGCCGCCAGAAGTCCGGCGCGATCGTATATGCGGCGAGTAAGGTTTTGTGCAAGGCATTTTCGAGAGCAACCGGAAAGTCTGAGGTCGTTTGCTGGCCGGCCTGTGCAAAGAAGTTGCCGGCGATCTGCATCTTGCTCAAACCGCTCGAGGAGCCCGGCTTGCTTCGTTCAAGAGTTGCTCGAGCGTGATCGAGGAGCGTCATTCCTCGGAACTCGCCCGGATTGAACTCGAGCTCCTGGAAAGCCGGTTGATCCGGCCGCTTTTTAGCCGCGGCCCTGATCGTGTCCGTGACTCCGGCCCTCGCCCATAAGGCCGCTTGCATCCCCGTGATCCGCTTGTCCCGCTCGTCCTCTCCGGCCTCGATCCCGGTGTGCCCCCCGTTGGGAGGCGGCCCGGTGCGATCGGAGACCTCGGCGAGCTCGTCCAAAACGGCCGCCCTGAAGTCCTCGAGCTCGGTGTCGTTTTTGATCGCGGCGTCCGCTCGAGCTCGGATTTTGTCCTCCGGTAAGCCGGCTTTAATCCCGCCGGCCGCGGCTTTATTGATCCCCATGATCCGGCTTTTCTCGGCCGCGGCGATCTTCTTTTTCTGATCCTCTTCGTTTGTCTTTTTCTCGTCTGACATTTTCTTTCCCCCTGGCGCCCGACCTCCGCGGGCAGATAGTAAGTCCTCGGCCTGGTCGCCATCGCCGGCGGCCGGCTTCTCTCCCTCGCCGGCCTCTCCGGCTTTATCCTCTGATCCCTTGTCCTCCTCCTCGGCCTCCTGGCAACCGTCCGCCTCGAGAGCGGTGTCGGCCTGGGCCTGAGTCATAGGGAGGATCGCAACAAAGTCGGAGACGATCGCCGCCTCCGGACACTCGAGCTCCCCGCTCAAAATATCTTCGATCGTCTCGAGCGTCTCCTCGGTTGCCGCCACGAGCTCCGTGAGGACCTCCGCTCGAGTTATGTCCTCATCCTCCACTCTCGCGTCAACCGCCGCGTTTGCAAGGTCCGCAAACTCGGCGCCGGCGGAGACCCCTTCCGGACAGCCGCGAGTTTTGAAAAGCGAGAGGACCTGAGCTCGATATTTATCCGGGATCTGGAGCTCCTCGAGCGACGGCCCGCCGGCCTCCCGCGGCCCCAGGAAAACGCCGGCCTGGGCCTCCACGGGATCGACGATCTCCGTTATAAATCCGTTCTCGAGGGCCTCCTCGGCGTCCATCCAAGTCGTCTCCTCCATAAGGGCCCGGAGCTCCCTAGTTTTGAGTTTCGAGAGCCATCGGTATGTATTGACGATCGCTCGAGCGGCCCTCTCGAGCCCCTCCGCAACTTTGAGCATAGTCGCCCGCGGGCCCTCGGCCCAGCCGACCGGCATATGTACCATGAGGAGAGCGTTTCGAGGCATCTTGACGGAGTTGCCGGCACTCGTGACGATAGTCGCCGCGGAGGCGGCCAGCGCCTCGATCTCGACCTCGATAGATCGAGAAAACTCCTCCCGTTGCCGGCGGAGAGCGTTTGCAATGTGTATCGCGTCAAAAACGGAGCCCCCCGGACTATTGATGAGGACGCGGATCGTTTTTATGTCCTCGCCGAGGCCGTCTAGCTTTTGAGCGATTGCCTTGCCGGTAATAGGATCCTCGTCATAGAACCAGCCCCCGCCGATCGGCCCGAAGATCTCGAGCTTTGCTGTCCCCTCGCCGGCCTGGGCCTCGAACGTATACCAAGATTTTTGGCTCATGATTCCGCACCATTGCAGAGTTTGAGCGGGCCTGTCTAGTGTCTTGTGTTGAAAAGCGGCGGGAAGTTGCAAAAACGGCGGAAATAGATCCGTTTTTATAGGTTTTTGATCCGTTTTTTGCTAGGGAACTTGGCCGAGGTTTCTCACCATGAGAACGATCTCATGCTTTCCCGGAGTCCCATCTCCGGCATATGTAAACTCGAAAAGCGCGACGTGAGGCTCACTCTCGCCGATCGGAAACGCAACGGGATCAACGATCGGATTATCGGCCTCTTGAATGAGCCAAGTTAAAAGGCCGCTTGTGGCGTGAATTGTGACGTTGTTGGTGTTTTTCACGTCCTGTGCGTCTCTCGAGTTAATTATCGAGTTGTCGGCAACGTTGTAGAGCGTGAGAGCGATCGTGGTCAATTGAGCCAAAGGAATCGCAACGCCGTCCGCGTCCCTGATCGTTGCTTCATATTTGGCGCCCGTCATTTGCTTTATAAAGTGAGTAGAGTGGTCAGTCATTTTTCAATTCTCCACATTTCCACGAAAACAAAAGGCCTCCGTCAAGCTCTCGTCCGTAAATTCACCATAGCCGAGGGCCCCACTGTGAAAGCCGGCGAGCTCGAGGGCCTCATCATGAAAGCATAGAACCCCAATCGCGATCGGCGCAACCCAAACAGCATCGACCGTTGCAATGCCGGAGGCGGCCGCCACTCCGGCAAAAGTTAGTTTCCCCAGGCCGGCAACCGTGGCGGCTCCGGAGGAGGCGGAAACGGAGCCGAGGACGATCGTCCCGACCCCGGCGACCGTAGCGGCCCCGGAGGAGGCCCCCACGCCGGACAAGATCCTTTGACCGGCGCCGGCAACCGTAGCGGCCCCGGAGGAGGCGGCGACGGCCTCCGCCGTAGCCTCGAGAGCTCCGGCGACCGTGGCGACCCCTGAGGAGCTCGCGACGGCCTCCGCGGTAGACTCGCCGACGCCGGCAACCGTGGCGAATCCGGAGGAGCTCGCGATAGAATCCGCGCCCTGGCCCACG
Encoded here:
- a CDS encoding DUF2190 family protein, producing MDNYQQPGDVLELTAPAGGVVSGGIYKIGQMIVVAAFDAAAGVAFSAQLVGVFSITKVGSQAWTVGALVYWDDGNTYFTTTASGNQLAGAAVAAVGSGAGETTGIVRLNGIASLDIP